GGTGATAATATGCCAAACATAAATATCCTGGCAATCATTTCTATAACTTCTTCGGTGGAATAGGGAAGTTGAGAAATAATCTCAGGTGTTGCTACATGCTGAACAGTATTAAGAATAATTAAAACAATAATATCAATATCAATATCTTTCCGGACAATGCCTTCTTTTTTGCCCTGTCTTAATAAATCTCTTAGTTCATTATTTATCATTTTTTCCCGAAGATTGCCAATAGCTTGCCATGTTTCAGGGCTATTTTTTCTAATATCTTCGAATGCATATACATTAATCTGTGATATCTGGGATTGAATCAGGGAGAGAAAAAGTTTGAGGGTTTCTAATACATTATTGCTTTTGTTTTTTTCATTTATTATCTCATTTATTTTATCATTAAATTCCTGAAAGAAATCATAAATAACAGATTCTAAAAGTATTTGCTTGCTTTTAAAAAATTTATAAATTGTTTTCTTACTCATTTGAAGTTCAATTGCTAACTGACCCATGGTTACCGTGGAATAACCAAAGGTAAAAAAATACTTTCTGGCTACTTTTAATATTCTTTTTTTATTAGAATTAGGGCTTTTTTTTATTTTCATTTAATTTTATAACACATAAGAGATGAGGATTATAAAAATATAAAATTTGGAAACTAATATGGTATATACAGTTTCCTAATGATTATAGTCAATCTTGAATTTTATGTCAATCATTATTTCCTTCTCAAACCTTCTATAATGAAATATCAAACCTCTACGATACTGTTTTTAGGAAAATTTAATAAAAAACTTGATTAAGCAATAAAAATAGGTAAAATATTACAAAAAGGAGAAAACCAATGGAATGCAATATTAAAACAAATAGAGAAAACTGCCCCTGCACTTATGAGCCATGTCCGCGAAAAGGTAAATGCTGTGAATGTATTGCCTATCACTGGGGTATGAATGAACTGCCAGGTTGTCTTTTTCCCGCGGAGATAGAAAAGACGTATGATCGTTCCATAAAAAAGTTTATTGAGGTTCAGCAGGAATATTCTTAACACTATTGGATTTTTTGGATAACAATAAAAGATATCATTTTAAATTAATTTTATTAATGTTTAATTTTTAAGAAATATCAGTTATAATATATTGTTAGAATAAATAAAAAATAAAAAAAGGAGTAGGTAGCTGTGAAAAATATCGGTGTTGTTTTATCCGGTTGTGGAGTACAGGATGGAAGTGAAATCCACGAGGCAACACTAACTTTGTTATTTTTAGACAAAGCGGGTGTCAAGGCCACCTGTTTTGCGCCTTGTACAGAGCAGTATCATACTGTTAATCATTCTACCGGAAAAGTCCAGGAAAAGGAAATAAGGAAGGTATTAGAGGAATCTGCAAGGATTGCCAGGGGAGAAATAACTGATTTATCCAGGGCAAGTGTTGAAAACTTAGACGGAATAATTTTTCCAGGAGGATTTGGGGCAGCAAAAAATTTATGTGATTTTGCCTTTAAAGCAGAAAATTGTGTAGTAAATGAAGATGTTGAAAGAATTATTAAAACAATGCATACTGCAAAAAAACCCCAGGGTTTTATATGCATTGCTCCGGTTTTAGCTGCAAGAGTATTGGGTGCATTTAGACCTCAATTAACTATCGGCAATGATACATCAACTGCACAGCTGTTGGAAAAAATGGGAGCTAAACATATTAACACAAATGTTGATGACATTATATATGATAACGATAATAAAATTGCTTCAACAGCAGCTTATATGCTGGGTCCTGCAATTTCTGATATTGCAGTAGGAATCGAAAAACTTGTCCAAAAGATTGTAGAGGTTGCCTAAGCCAATACATATAAGACTAATTCTACGAAAATAATTTACATTATTCTTTATAATTCTGTTATAATATAATCCATTAAAATATTAATTATTTTTAATTTTATAAGAAAGGTTATCAAGGAGATTGAAGTGATCGTGAAGAAGAATGAAAAAAAAGGTTATAATTCTTTTATGGA
The window above is part of the Atribacterota bacterium genome. Proteins encoded here:
- a CDS encoding TetR/AcrR family transcriptional regulator; its protein translation is MKIKKSPNSNKKRILKVARKYFFTFGYSTVTMGQLAIELQMSKKTIYKFFKSKQILLESVIYDFFQEFNDKINEIINEKNKSNNVLETLKLFLSLIQSQISQINVYAFEDIRKNSPETWQAIGNLREKMINNELRDLLRQGKKEGIVRKDIDIDIIVLIILNTVQHVATPEIISQLPYSTEEVIEMIARIFMFGILSPENMIKP
- the elbB gene encoding isoprenoid biosynthesis glyoxalase ElbB, translated to MKNIGVVLSGCGVQDGSEIHEATLTLLFLDKAGVKATCFAPCTEQYHTVNHSTGKVQEKEIRKVLEESARIARGEITDLSRASVENLDGIIFPGGFGAAKNLCDFAFKAENCVVNEDVERIIKTMHTAKKPQGFICIAPVLAARVLGAFRPQLTIGNDTSTAQLLEKMGAKHINTNVDDIIYDNDNKIASTAAYMLGPAISDIAVGIEKLVQKIVEVA
- a CDS encoding DUF6485 family protein, which produces MECNIKTNRENCPCTYEPCPRKGKCCECIAYHWGMNELPGCLFPAEIEKTYDRSIKKFIEVQQEYS